In the Leifsonia sp. 466MF genome, one interval contains:
- a CDS encoding glycerol-3-phosphate dehydrogenase/oxidase: MTTKSTTRTEVQRLRERPRAQVLVVGGGINGLGTFRDLALQGVDVILVERNDFVSGASAASSHMIHGGIRYLENGEFRLVKESVTERNGLLKIAPHYVKPLETTIPIFSTFSGILAAPLRFLTHKQGKPKERGAFLIKTGLTIYDSFSRDGGSVPRHTFHGRKKSLETLPALNPDLKYTATYFDASVHDPERLALDVLADGLAAGPHARAVNYVEAIGARDGGVLVRDRETGEEFTITADVVVNASGPWTDLTNEALGQETRYMGGTKGSHIVLDNPALLEACQGREMFFENNDGRIVLIYPLKGRVMVGTTDIDADMSERAVITEDEIDYFIELVSHVFPRIPVTREQIVYTFSGVRPLPHHDDTAPGFVSRDYRIVPGTVAGLGDTTVLSLVGGKWTTFRALSEHLANETLKALGATRTVQTLGLPIGGGAGFPTTPQAERDWIARYGADVGDERAATLLHRYGTKATYVLDAIAGWDGEDAPLAAAPSYSRAEIDHVVRSEHVVHLDDVFLRRTSLAFTGAVNLELVHEIAEITANALGWSPNRRAEEEDSFVADLADAHRVQLKSGDGSEAAALR, from the coding sequence GTGACGACGAAGTCGACCACACGCACCGAGGTCCAGCGCCTCCGCGAACGCCCCCGAGCACAGGTGCTCGTCGTCGGCGGCGGCATCAACGGACTCGGCACCTTCCGCGACCTCGCCCTGCAGGGCGTCGACGTGATCCTCGTCGAGCGCAACGACTTCGTCTCCGGCGCATCGGCGGCGTCCAGCCACATGATCCACGGCGGCATCCGCTACCTCGAGAACGGGGAGTTCCGCCTCGTCAAGGAGTCGGTGACGGAGCGCAACGGCCTGCTGAAGATCGCGCCGCACTACGTGAAGCCGCTCGAGACCACCATCCCGATCTTCTCCACCTTCTCCGGCATCCTCGCGGCCCCGCTCCGCTTCCTCACCCACAAGCAGGGCAAGCCGAAGGAGCGCGGCGCGTTCCTCATCAAGACCGGCCTGACGATCTACGACTCCTTCTCGCGCGACGGCGGCTCGGTGCCGCGGCACACGTTCCACGGCCGCAAGAAGTCGCTGGAGACCCTGCCGGCGCTCAACCCGGACCTCAAGTACACGGCCACGTACTTCGACGCATCCGTGCACGACCCGGAGCGTCTCGCCCTCGACGTCCTGGCCGACGGCCTCGCCGCCGGTCCGCACGCCCGCGCCGTCAACTACGTCGAAGCGATCGGCGCGCGCGACGGCGGAGTGCTGGTGCGCGACCGCGAGACGGGTGAGGAGTTCACCATCACGGCGGACGTCGTCGTCAACGCCTCCGGCCCGTGGACCGACCTGACGAACGAGGCGCTCGGACAGGAGACGCGCTACATGGGCGGCACCAAGGGGTCGCACATCGTGCTCGACAACCCCGCGCTGCTGGAGGCCTGCCAGGGCCGCGAGATGTTCTTCGAGAACAACGACGGCCGCATCGTCCTCATCTACCCGCTCAAGGGCCGGGTCATGGTCGGTACGACCGACATCGATGCCGACATGTCCGAGCGCGCGGTCATCACCGAGGACGAGATCGACTACTTCATCGAACTGGTCTCGCACGTTTTCCCACGCATCCCGGTCACCCGCGAGCAGATCGTCTACACGTTCTCGGGCGTCCGCCCGCTGCCGCACCACGACGACACGGCCCCCGGCTTCGTGTCGCGCGACTACCGGATCGTGCCGGGCACCGTCGCAGGCCTCGGCGACACGACGGTGCTCAGCCTGGTCGGCGGCAAGTGGACGACGTTCCGCGCGCTCAGCGAGCACCTCGCCAACGAGACGCTGAAGGCGCTCGGCGCGACCCGCACCGTCCAGACCCTCGGACTGCCGATCGGCGGCGGCGCCGGCTTCCCGACCACTCCGCAGGCGGAGCGCGACTGGATCGCCCGCTACGGCGCGGATGTCGGCGACGAGCGCGCCGCGACGCTGCTGCACCGCTACGGCACCAAGGCCACCTATGTCCTCGATGCGATCGCCGGCTGGGACGGGGAGGACGCCCCGCTCGCCGCAGCCCCGTCGTACTCCCGCGCGGAGATCGACCATGTCGTCCGGAGCGAGCACGTCGTGCACCTCGACGACGTGTTCCTGCGACGGACGAGCCTGGCGTTCACCGGTGCGGTGAACCTCGAGCTGGTGCACGAGATCGCCGAAATCACGGCAAACGCGCTCGGATGGTCGCCAAATCGACGCGCGGAGGAGGAAGATTCGTTCGTAGCGGACCTCGCCGACGCCCACCGGGTGCAGTTGAAGTCGGGGGACGGGAGCGAAGCCGCGGCGCTTCGATAA